Proteins co-encoded in one Pseudochaenichthys georgianus chromosome 22, fPseGeo1.2, whole genome shotgun sequence genomic window:
- the erich1 gene encoding glutamate-rich protein 1, translating into MARRKEVFQSKVLRRLYPAAPKQQKEPSPPRIVDALSKNTHVKSKASQQDTAIDAGTTQSADNPGRRMYTALPPPADYKRDSEKSVTLSQLESINSAEDPAEESSHDSSEELDQDKEEEQRRRRRKRRRKRKPTLHQDSGEGGAASVSEPGTGQSQTHVDEAGEQMSKNKKRKLKKKRHKEKLLSMGLMPRAAALEFTYQKDVEEEEEDNERRAAEVSDFLRTTMEIYMSDSSSRLDQLPLLSGTVEELLSSVARRCRPTSLLKQLYSLKALVQQQEADKLEKALQELHNTSPLSAEETAAVAALFQYWITDILPMQGDKKTELSPDAPRRM; encoded by the exons ATGGCACGTAGGAAAGAAG tATTTCAATCAAAAGTGCTCAGGAGGCTTTACCCTGCAGCTCCCAAGCAGCAGAAGGAACCCAGCCCACCAAGGATTGTAGATGCACTATCCAAAAACACACATGTGAAGAGCAAAGCCTCTCAACAGGACACTGCCATTG ATGCAGGGACGACACAGAGTGCAGACAATCCGGGCAGGCGGATGTACACAGCCTTACCTCCTCCTGCAGACTACAAACGAGATTCAGAGAAATCCGTCACACTCTCCCAGTTAGAGAGCATAAATAGTGCAGAGGACCCAGCTG AGGAGAGCAGCCATGACAGCAGCGAAGAACTAGACCAAGATAAAGAGgaagaacagagaagaagaagaagaaagagaagaAGGAAAAGGAAACCAACCCTTCATCAAGACTCTGGGGAAGGTGGAGCAGCTTCAGTGAGTGAGCCCGGCACAGGTCAGAGTCAGACACATGTGGATGAGGCAGGAGAGCAAATGAGCAAGAACAAGAAAAGGAAGCTGAAGAAGAAACGGCACAAAGAGAAGCTGCTCTCCATGGGTCTGATGCCCCGAGCAGCTGCTCTGGAGTTCACATACCAAAAAgatgtggaggaggaggaagaggataaTGAAAGGAGAGCAGCCGAGGTGTCAGACTTTCTCAGGACAACAATGGAAATCTATATGTCTGATT CCTCCTCTCGTTTAGACCAGCTGCCCCTCCTGTCTGGGACGGTGGAGGAGCTTCTGAGCAGCGTGGCCAGGAGATGTCGGCCCACCTCCCTCCTGAAGCAGCTCTACAGTCTGAAGGCCTTAGTCCAGCAGCAGGAGGCAGACAAACTGGAAAAAGCCCTGCAGGAGCTCCACAACACTTCTCCTCTGTCTGCAG AGGAAACCGCTGCAGTCGCTGCACTGTTCCAATACTGGATCACAGACATTCTTCCTATGCAAGGAGACAAGAAGACAGAGCTCTCTCCTGATGCACCCAGGAGGATGTAA